The window GGTCACACCACAAATCATTGGACTCGTGTGCCCACGATCTCCGGAAGTCGGGTCAGTGGGGAATTTCGGCGAGCGCCATCACTCAACCAAAGAATGAACACCAAGGGGGTCAATTTTCGGCCGCCGCTGACACCTCCGTCGTCGGGGAAGAAGATGATCGCCAGCGCGGGTCAAGTGGCGGTTTCAGAATCCGGTCGCTACGCGGTCCGATGATCGCGTTCGGGTCCACAGTCATCGGCCTTGCCGAACATTCTGATCATGGCCTCGACCTTCGGATCACAGTCGAGTCCGGCAAGTTCGCTCGTGATCAGCTTCCAGCATCGCGATGATTTGAGCTTTTTTGTGCGGTCGTCTTCGTCGGGTTGCACACCGATGAGTCGCAGCCAGGTGACCAAGTCGGAAATGGCTTGGCGCATCTCCGGGGTATCGATGTCATTGGTGGCCCACAACTCGGCGTAGCGAGCGGCGAGTTCACTTGTTCGTTGTCGTGTCTCCGGACCCTGGGCTGCGATCTCTCGCACAGACTGATTCACGGCATCGCGCATCGCCGTGGTCAGCTGCTTGGCGCAATCGGGATACTTCGCGAACGCCGCGCGCATGCTGTCGACGTAGCGCGCCCAGCAATCTGCGGTTTCGTTGTCGATCGGACGGCCGAGAAATTGGTTGCGCACCCGGTTGGGGTCGAGGCGCCAGACCTTCACCTCGTCGATGTCCCCGGTCCAGGGATGTTGACCGTCGAGCGTGTTGCCGATGCTGATTCCCTTGGGCCCCACTCCCGGAACCCCCGACAGAACCGGGTGCCGGACGACTTCCGCTCCTTCGATGATCAGCCGCATCTCCGACAGACCGTCGTGCTCCCACATAAAGCGAACCCATTGGTCATTCTGCATTCGGAAGTTGGACACGACCCAGTCCCATGAAGGACCGTATGCGACGGGGTCGCCACGGAATTTTGCGCCGATATGTCGCTGGTATTCCCCGATATGGAAGGAGTTGTCCGCGTCGATCAGGGTCGCACCGACCCGGGCGAAGGCGACCGTGTTGACGCGGGCTACGAATTCGACGCGTACGCCCACGAGCGGCCCCCAGCCGCTGTTTGGTTGGATCACGATCCCTTTGCGTTCCGTTGCCCAAAACCTCCATGCACCTGAACCGGGCGTGGCGCCGTCTTGCCGGAAGTTCGATGGATTGAGTGCGGCGGTCGTGCCGTGGCTGTCGTAAATCGACAGATCCGTGGCGGTGCCGTTCCATTTGTAGGTGTGATGGCAGATCAGCTCCCACAGGGCGTCCACAGACATTACTGACTCTTCCCCTTGGCAAACGCGTTGATGAACTCCGCCCAGAACTCCGGGAACTTCAGTCCGGCGCGGCGGGTCTGCGGGTCGTTGGTCACCCGCTGTCCCCAACGGCCGGTGTAGCCGATGTGGCCTTGAGTGCCGGGCCAAAACACCTGGCGGACTTTTACATTCGGGTCTGTTCGGTTGACTCGCAACGAGTAGAGGCGATCCCCGACCTTATGCTCGAGTGCGGCTTCGTTGGACAACGCCGTCTGCCAGGAGAACTTGTCGACGGTCGATTCACCATTCGGCGGATCGATGCCGGCAGGATGCACGATTGCCCCGAACGAGGCTACGCCTGGCTCGTCCTTCGGCGGGAGATCGAATTGGTCCGGTGTCCTCGTTCCGACTCCGTTGAAGCCACCACCTCCGCCGGCGATGTACTCGGTCACCGCCCAGATGATGTTGATGACGAATTTCGTCCAGAACACTTCCGGATCGTCGACCCATACGTGGTCGGCCGCTTCGTCCTGTGCGTCCTTGAGGTCCTCGTAGCTCTTGCCCAGTGTCTCCGTCGCGCCGCAGAACGCGAAGGCGGGGTCCGCAGGGGCGAAGAACGGGACCGGTACCGGGAGCGGGGACCCGGCCCCATAGATGCTGTGCGTTCCCTTCGCGACGAAGAGTCTGGGATGAGCTCGTTGAACCGTTTCGCCTTCTTGCATCGCGCGGCGTACAACGTCGAGTGTGTTGAAGTCGAACGTGCTCATGTTCACCCGCTCCTCGCCTCCGCGAAAGCCGGTGTCGCCGACATTGCGGCCGGTGAGCCCGATCGTGGTCGGTGTGTAGGTGACCGACGGCGGTCCGCCCGCAGTCGCAGTCGTGCTGCTCTCCACGAGTATTGCTATGCACGCCCATTCGCCCGCATAGCTGCAGAACTTCTCGGCATGGTCGTCTGGCGCGCAATTCTCGAGCGGTTCGTCGTGTCCCGGGAAGAACAAGTAGTAGCAAATCAGTTTGAAGTTTGACCCGCCCGCGAAGTGAGCTTTGAAGACGTCTTGGAAATTGGCCGGACTGTTGTCCGCCGCCATCAGCTCGCGCAGCCGTGCGGCGTCGAACACTTCGGCGTGGTACCAGAATCGACTGCCTTTCAACAGCGGATCTGCCCCCGCTGAGTTGTACAGCTGTTCTATCCGGTCGAGATCCGCGAACCGGAAATCATTCGCTGGTGCGGGTGGCTGCCCCCAACCCGAGATGTCGAGAAAGCGTTCGTCCTTCGGATCCGGGACCAGAAACGGGAGTGCGCCACCCGGTCCCTGCTGGCCGAGAAACGTTCCGGCCTCGCCATCTTTGGCGGAAATCATTCCGTGATCGATGATCGGTCCGATCGGGCCACCAGGTGGATGCCAGGAATCGCGCGAGGTGAAGGGATCGACGGTGTTCCACAGTGCACAGCGTTCGAGATACCGCTTCGCGTCGGCCGGGAAGAAGCGCTCGCCGGGTGCAAAGTACAGGATCGGCTCGAATGCCCGGATGAGTTCGTTGTCCGGCTCGTACACGACCGATTCAGGTGAGTGCGGGGTAATCGGTGCCTGGGTAATGACCTCGAGCACAATCGCCAGGGCGCTTTCGGCGCCGGTCCACGACCAGCTGATCGACGGCTGCCCACCTGTCCGGTCTTGAGTCTGCAGCGTTGCTGATTTTCCGAGGAGTCCTTGGTTCGGTGATAACTCATCGATCTCGGCGAAACCTGCGCCGGGCGTCACTGGATGCGCCGGTTGGGCCAATTGCAATGCGAGTATCAATCCGCCGACGGCGATGTTGGCCTGACTCGCCAGCGGCAACGGTGCGGTCAAGTTGGTGGCGGCCGCCGCGGTCGCTTGCGGATGAACGGTGAGTGCACCGGACCCGTTCGTTCCGCTTGAATCAACGTCGCCGTACTCGAAAATCGACCACGCACACAGATCCTGGGTTTGAAGCGCCCCTGCGCCGTCCCGGAACTCGAAGCGGACCGTCCCGGTTGCTGGTGCGGCACCAATCTGCATTGCCCTGAAACACGTAAGCCGAAATTGGCCCGTATTGCCTGTATCGACTCTGTCCCAGGTCAGTCCGTTACCCGAAGCGGAGGGGATGCCCGCGGCCCCGACGCCGGTGTTGGCGCTCAGTACGAACGCGAGAATCAAACTTTCGGCGGCAGGCGCAATGCTGTTCGTCGTGTAAACGGAGTTGTTGTTGGTGTTCATGCCTGATGTGAGATCCGTACGCGACACCGCGAGCCTCCCGAATTTCGGAGTCGATAACATGACGCTATGCGCCCGCGTTCCAATCAGGGGGGTTATTGGCGAGATCAAGCCGACGAAAGTAACCCGCTCGCCACCTACACGGCGTGCACGAATTATCCTGCGCGCCAATAGGGCAGCGAGGGGCTGAACCTGACGCCCAAGCTCGCGCCAGTTCGCCGCGATCCTCCTGCCGAGGTCCGCCCGCGGGGTCGCCGGTGGTCAATTGATCGCGAACCCATCACGAGGCGTATGCGCGCATTACGCGCGAGCTCTTCCGGTCCGCGAGAAACGTCACTACCGTCAACCCGGCCTGGACTGGCACGCTCGAGCCACGCTCGCCGCTCCGTGCCTTCGACAAATGCCTCTGGTGGTTCAGTGGGGGTAACGCTGCTACCGCAGACTCCGCAGATCGGCGACTTATCCAGGCGTCCAATCAGATTCGTGCGGGCGGCTGCGGACCCCCACGGCCGCACTGGATCGTCATGGATGGCGCGGTCCGCAGCTCCCCTCCGGGTACACATCGTGGTTGGATCAGGTGTCGGAGCTGCCGGCGTTGGCGGGCCGGACCCCGAGGGCGTCGACGAGGGCGATGAGAGCGTTCATCCGCCTCTCGAACGCGCGACGCGCCCGAGTTGGTGCGTCTATCAGACTGCCGAGGTCCTTGAGCCCGTCGGTAGCGGCAACTAGTAATGCGGCCAGGTCGTTGGCTTCGATGGTGTCGGGTAGGTCTTCGTCGGCTTGGGCCTGGCTGACGAGGCTGGCGAGCAGGCCGACCCAGGCGCGCATGTGGTCGCGGACCAGATCGGTGACATGGGGAATACGGGACAGATCGCGGGTGAGCCGGGAAACGCTGAAGGCGCTGGGGTCATCCCGATGAATGCGCACGAGTGCCCGAGCCACGAGGCGCAGCTGGTCGATCGCACGGGGTTCGGCGCTGATCGCCGCCTGGACAGAGTCAATCCACTGGTGCTGTTTCTCCTCGATCACCGCCAGTGCGAGTTGTTCTTTAGACGAGAAGTGAAAGTAGAACGCTCCCTTGGTTAAGCCGCTGCGCGTGATGAGTTCGGCCATCGTGGTCTCGGTGTACCCGCGCTCGGCGAATACCTCGGCTGCAGCCTGGAGCAAGAACGCTCGCGTGGCCGCGCCCTTCGGCGTGACCGGCGTGGATGACACCCGGCGAACATAGCACAAACCGACCGTGCGGTAGCTCTGGACATACCGAACGGGCGGTTTTATTCTGGGACCACAACAAGGTTTAGAAAGGTGCCGGGAAATGAACTACAAAGGCCAACGTGCGCTGGTGACGGGCGCCTCCTCGGGAATCGGCGCGGTTTTCGCACGCGAGCTGGCCCGCCGCGGCGCCGATCTCGTCCTGGTAGCCCGCTCTGCCGACAAACTGGCCGCTTTGGCCGACGAACTGAGCGCGTCGTTTGGCGTTGCCGCCGACGTCGCGGTCGCCGATCTTGCCGCGCCGTCGGCGGCAGATGGCTTGGCTGCCGACTTGCGCAGTCGCGACCTGCAGATCGACATCTTGGTCAATAACGCCGGTTTCGGCCTGTTCGCGCAGCTGGATCAGGCTGATGCCGCTGTGCTGGCCGATATGATCCGTGTCAACGTCGCCGCGCTCGTCGATCTGACGCGCCTGTATCTGCCGGGCATGCTCGA is drawn from Candidatus Mycolicibacterium alkanivorans and contains these coding sequences:
- a CDS encoding LamG domain-containing protein; the encoded protein is MSVDALWELICHHTYKWNGTATDLSIYDSHGTTAALNPSNFRQDGATPGSGAWRFWATERKGIVIQPNSGWGPLVGVRVEFVARVNTVAFARVGATLIDADNSFHIGEYQRHIGAKFRGDPVAYGPSWDWVVSNFRMQNDQWVRFMWEHDGLSEMRLIIEGAEVVRHPVLSGVPGVGPKGISIGNTLDGQHPWTGDIDEVKVWRLDPNRVRNQFLGRPIDNETADCWARYVDSMRAAFAKYPDCAKQLTTAMRDAVNQSVREIAAQGPETRQRTSELAARYAELWATNDIDTPEMRQAISDLVTWLRLIGVQPDEDDRTKKLKSSRCWKLITSELAGLDCDPKVEAMIRMFGKADDCGPERDHRTA
- a CDS encoding TetR/AcrR family transcriptional regulator; amino-acid sequence: MSSTPVTPKGAATRAFLLQAAAEVFAERGYTETTMAELITRSGLTKGAFYFHFSSKEQLALAVIEEKQHQWIDSVQAAISAEPRAIDQLRLVARALVRIHRDDPSAFSVSRLTRDLSRIPHVTDLVRDHMRAWVGLLASLVSQAQADEDLPDTIEANDLAALLVAATDGLKDLGSLIDAPTRARRAFERRMNALIALVDALGVRPANAGSSDT